A part of Calonectris borealis chromosome 30, bCalBor7.hap1.2, whole genome shotgun sequence genomic DNA contains:
- the PTGES3 gene encoding prostaglandin E synthase 3 isoform X1, which yields MRSVGGGRRRGGYFAASPALGAAAPEPRGIVGARPRRAEPRAPRRRRRSHGPARPRLRRRRPPATPPPRAGPGAGPPQERQPEPPPFAMQPASAKWYDRRDYVFIEFCVEDSKDVNVNFEKSKLTFSCLGGSDNFKHLNEIDLFNNIDPNESKHKRTDRSILCCLRKGESGQAWPRLTKERAKLNWLSVDFNNWKDWEDDSDEDMSNFDRFSEMMNNMGGDDDVDLPEVDGADDDSPDSDDEKMPDLE from the exons ATGCGCAGCgtcggcggcgggaggcggcgcggcgggtaTTTTGCTGCGTCACCAGCGCTGGGCGCCGCCGCTCCCGAGCCGCGGGGCATTGTGGGAGCGaggccgcgccgagccgagccccgagccccccgccgccgccgccggagccacggccctgcccgcccgcgcctgcgccgccgccgcccgcccgcgacGCCGCCGCCCAGAGCCGGACCCGGAGCCGGGCCCCCCCAGGAGCGCCAGCCGGAGCCGCCGCCATTCGCCAT GCAGCCTGCTTCTGCGAAGTGGTACGACCGAAGGGACTATGTCTTTATTGAATTTTGCGTTGAAGACAGTAAAGATGTTAATGTAAATTTCGAAAAATCCAAACTTACGTTCAG tTGTCTTGGAGGAAGTGAtaactttaaacatttaaatgaaattgaCCTTTTTAATAATATTGATCCAAAT gAATCAAAACATAAAAGAACAGACAGATCTATCTTGTGTTGTTTACGAAAAGGAGAATCTGGTCAGGCATGGCCAAGGTTAACAAAAGAGAGGGCAAAG CTCAACTGGCTCAGTGTGGACTTCAACAACTGGAAAGACTGGGAAGATGATTCAGATGAAGACATGTCCAATTTCGATCGCTTTTCTGAG ATGATGAACAACATGGGCGGAGATGACGACGTAGACTTGCCAGAAGTAGATGGGGCAGATGAT gacTCGCCAGACAGTGATGACGAAA AAATGCCGGATCTGGAGTAA
- the PTGES3 gene encoding prostaglandin E synthase 3 isoform X2, with translation MAEACRAGVAFTSRSSMAMLERCRQPASAKWYDRRDYVFIEFCVEDSKDVNVNFEKSKLTFSCLGGSDNFKHLNEIDLFNNIDPNESKHKRTDRSILCCLRKGESGQAWPRLTKERAKLNWLSVDFNNWKDWEDDSDEDMSNFDRFSEMMNNMGGDDDVDLPEVDGADDDSPDSDDEKMPDLE, from the exons ATGGCCGAGGCGTGCCGAGCCGGGGTCGCTTTCACCAGCCGATCGAGTATGGCGATGCTTGAGCGTTGCAG GCAGCCTGCTTCTGCGAAGTGGTACGACCGAAGGGACTATGTCTTTATTGAATTTTGCGTTGAAGACAGTAAAGATGTTAATGTAAATTTCGAAAAATCCAAACTTACGTTCAG tTGTCTTGGAGGAAGTGAtaactttaaacatttaaatgaaattgaCCTTTTTAATAATATTGATCCAAAT gAATCAAAACATAAAAGAACAGACAGATCTATCTTGTGTTGTTTACGAAAAGGAGAATCTGGTCAGGCATGGCCAAGGTTAACAAAAGAGAGGGCAAAG CTCAACTGGCTCAGTGTGGACTTCAACAACTGGAAAGACTGGGAAGATGATTCAGATGAAGACATGTCCAATTTCGATCGCTTTTCTGAG ATGATGAACAACATGGGCGGAGATGACGACGTAGACTTGCCAGAAGTAGATGGGGCAGATGAT gacTCGCCAGACAGTGATGACGAAA AAATGCCGGATCTGGAGTAA
- the ATP5F1B gene encoding ATP synthase F(1) complex subunit beta, mitochondrial isoform X2: protein MENERRGGCDQWESECDGRDYAAQPAPAAKAGSTTGRIVAVIGAVVDVQFDEGLPPILNALEVQGRETRLVLEVAQHLGENTVRTIAMDGTEGLVRGQKVLDSGAPIRIPVGPETLGRIMNVIGEPIDERGPITTKQFAAIHAEAPEFVEMSVEQEILVTGIKVVDLLAPYAKGGKIGLFGGAGVGKTVLIMELINNVAKAHGGYSVFAGVGERTREGNDLYHEMIESGVINLKDATSKVALVYGQMNEPPGARARVALTGLTVAEYFRDQEGQDVLLFIDNIFRFTQAGSEVSALLGRIPSAVGYQPTLATDMGTMQERITTTRKGSITSVQAIYVPADDLTDPAPATTFAHLDATTVLSRAIAELGIYPAVDPLDSTSRIMDPNIVGPEHYDVARGVQKILQDYKSLQDIIAILGMDELSEEDKLTVARARKIQRFLSQPFQVAEVFTGHMGKLVPLKETIKGFKQILAGEYDHLPEQAFYMVGPIEEAVAKAEKLAEEHA, encoded by the exons ATGGAAAACGAGCGCCGAGGCGGGTGTGACCAATGGGAGAGTGAATGCGACG gACGAGACTATGCAGCCCAGCCGGCTCCCGCGGCCAAGGCCGGCTCGACCACTGGCCGCATCGTGGCCGTCATCGGTGCGGTGGTGGACGTGCAGTTCGACGAGGGGCTGCCCCCCATCCTCAATGCCCTCGAGGTGCAGGGCAGGGAGACCcggctggtgctggaggtggctcaGCACCTGG GGGAGAACACCGTGCGCACGATCGCTATGGATGGGACAGAAGGCCTGGTGAGAGGACAGAAGGTGCTGGACTCCGGCGCGCCCATCCGCATCCCTGTCGGCCCCGAGACCCTGGGCAGGATCATGAACGTCATCGGGGAACCCATCGACGAGAGGGGCCCCATCACGACGAAACA GTTTGCTGCTATCCACGCCGAAGCCCCCGAGTTCGTGGAGATGAGCGTTGAACAGGAGATCCTGGTGACAGGGATCAAGGTGGTGGACCTGCTGGCTCCCTATGCCAAGGGCGGCAAAATCG GTTTGTTTGGAGGTGCTGGCGTTGGCAAGACAGTGCTGATCATGGAGCTGATCAATAACGTGGCGAAAGCCCACGGTGGTTACTCGGTGTTTGCCGGTGTGGGGGAGCGAACCCGCGAGGGCAACGACTTGTACCATGAGATGATCGAGTCTGGGGTCATCAACCTGAAAGATGCCACTTCCAAG GTCGCCCTGGTCTACGGGCAGATGAACGAGCCCCCAGGCGCTCGCGCCAGAGTGGCTCTGACGGGGTTGACAGTGGCCGAATACTTCAGGGACCAGGAGGGTCAGGACGTGCTGCTCTTCATCGACAACATCTTCCGCTTCACCCAGGCTGGCTCAGAG GTGTCAGCCCTGCTGGGGAGAATCCCCTCCGCCGTGGGCTACCAGCCCACACTGGCCACCGACATGGGCACCATGCAGGAGAGGATCACCACCACGCGCAAGGGCTCCATCACTTCGGTGCAG GCCATCTACGTGCCGGCCGACGACTTGACTGACCCTGCCCCCGCCACCACCTTCGCCCACTTGGACGCCACCACGGTGCTGTCCCGCGCCATCGCCGAGCTGGGCATCTACCCGGCCGTGGACCCGCTGGACTCCACCTCCCGCATCATGGACCCCAACATCGTGGGCCCCGAGCACTACGACGTGGCCCGGGGGGTGCAGAAGATCCTGCAG GACTACAAGTCCCTGCAGGACATCATCGCCATCCTGGGCATGGACGAGCTCTCCGAAGAGGACAAGCTGACGGTGGCCCGGGCTCGCAAGATCCAGCGCTTCTTGTCGCAGCCCTTCCAGGTGGCCGAGGTCTTCACCGGCCACATGGGCAAGCTGGTGCCGCTGAAGGAGACCATCAAGGGCTTCAAGCAGATCCTGGCAG GTGAATACGACCACCTCCCGGAGCAGGCCTTCTACATGGTGGGGCCCATCGAGGAGGCGGTGGCCAAGGCGGAGAAGCTGGCCGAAGAGCATGCGTGA
- the ATP5F1B gene encoding ATP synthase F(1) complex subunit beta, mitochondrial isoform X1 codes for MLGLAGRCSAAAAAARPLLRRGAGPGRDLLPLFLSRGAGPAAAAGARRDYAAQPAPAAKAGSTTGRIVAVIGAVVDVQFDEGLPPILNALEVQGRETRLVLEVAQHLGENTVRTIAMDGTEGLVRGQKVLDSGAPIRIPVGPETLGRIMNVIGEPIDERGPITTKQFAAIHAEAPEFVEMSVEQEILVTGIKVVDLLAPYAKGGKIGLFGGAGVGKTVLIMELINNVAKAHGGYSVFAGVGERTREGNDLYHEMIESGVINLKDATSKVALVYGQMNEPPGARARVALTGLTVAEYFRDQEGQDVLLFIDNIFRFTQAGSEVSALLGRIPSAVGYQPTLATDMGTMQERITTTRKGSITSVQAIYVPADDLTDPAPATTFAHLDATTVLSRAIAELGIYPAVDPLDSTSRIMDPNIVGPEHYDVARGVQKILQDYKSLQDIIAILGMDELSEEDKLTVARARKIQRFLSQPFQVAEVFTGHMGKLVPLKETIKGFKQILAGEYDHLPEQAFYMVGPIEEAVAKAEKLAEEHA; via the exons ATGTTGGGGCTCGCGGGTCGctgctcggccgccgccgccgccgcccggccgctgctgcgccgcggggccgggccgggccgcgacCTCCTGCCGCTGTTCCTCagccgcggggccggcccggccgccgccgccggagcgc gACGAGACTATGCAGCCCAGCCGGCTCCCGCGGCCAAGGCCGGCTCGACCACTGGCCGCATCGTGGCCGTCATCGGTGCGGTGGTGGACGTGCAGTTCGACGAGGGGCTGCCCCCCATCCTCAATGCCCTCGAGGTGCAGGGCAGGGAGACCcggctggtgctggaggtggctcaGCACCTGG GGGAGAACACCGTGCGCACGATCGCTATGGATGGGACAGAAGGCCTGGTGAGAGGACAGAAGGTGCTGGACTCCGGCGCGCCCATCCGCATCCCTGTCGGCCCCGAGACCCTGGGCAGGATCATGAACGTCATCGGGGAACCCATCGACGAGAGGGGCCCCATCACGACGAAACA GTTTGCTGCTATCCACGCCGAAGCCCCCGAGTTCGTGGAGATGAGCGTTGAACAGGAGATCCTGGTGACAGGGATCAAGGTGGTGGACCTGCTGGCTCCCTATGCCAAGGGCGGCAAAATCG GTTTGTTTGGAGGTGCTGGCGTTGGCAAGACAGTGCTGATCATGGAGCTGATCAATAACGTGGCGAAAGCCCACGGTGGTTACTCGGTGTTTGCCGGTGTGGGGGAGCGAACCCGCGAGGGCAACGACTTGTACCATGAGATGATCGAGTCTGGGGTCATCAACCTGAAAGATGCCACTTCCAAG GTCGCCCTGGTCTACGGGCAGATGAACGAGCCCCCAGGCGCTCGCGCCAGAGTGGCTCTGACGGGGTTGACAGTGGCCGAATACTTCAGGGACCAGGAGGGTCAGGACGTGCTGCTCTTCATCGACAACATCTTCCGCTTCACCCAGGCTGGCTCAGAG GTGTCAGCCCTGCTGGGGAGAATCCCCTCCGCCGTGGGCTACCAGCCCACACTGGCCACCGACATGGGCACCATGCAGGAGAGGATCACCACCACGCGCAAGGGCTCCATCACTTCGGTGCAG GCCATCTACGTGCCGGCCGACGACTTGACTGACCCTGCCCCCGCCACCACCTTCGCCCACTTGGACGCCACCACGGTGCTGTCCCGCGCCATCGCCGAGCTGGGCATCTACCCGGCCGTGGACCCGCTGGACTCCACCTCCCGCATCATGGACCCCAACATCGTGGGCCCCGAGCACTACGACGTGGCCCGGGGGGTGCAGAAGATCCTGCAG GACTACAAGTCCCTGCAGGACATCATCGCCATCCTGGGCATGGACGAGCTCTCCGAAGAGGACAAGCTGACGGTGGCCCGGGCTCGCAAGATCCAGCGCTTCTTGTCGCAGCCCTTCCAGGTGGCCGAGGTCTTCACCGGCCACATGGGCAAGCTGGTGCCGCTGAAGGAGACCATCAAGGGCTTCAAGCAGATCCTGGCAG GTGAATACGACCACCTCCCGGAGCAGGCCTTCTACATGGTGGGGCCCATCGAGGAGGCGGTGGCCAAGGCGGAGAAGCTGGCCGAAGAGCATGCGTGA